GCCGCCATGTGCTGCGGATCGAACCAGAAGACGGGCACGCGCTCTACCCGAAGCTGCGGCGCTAGCTCGCGGATCAGCTCTCCGGCCCACGGCCCCGCCGTGATCACCAGCCGCCCCGCGCTGTAGCGTCCGCGCTCCGTCTCCACCTCAACCCGCTCGTCGCTAGCCTCCCAGCCGATCACGCGCTCCTCGAAGTGCAGCTCCGCGCCGCTGCGAGCGGCGACCTCAAGATGCGCCAGCACGCACGCCTCAGGGCGCAGAAAGCCCGCGCGCGGCTCGTACACGCCTATTTCGTGAGGCGCGAACGCAAACATCGGGTAGCGCTCCCGTAGATCCTGGGTGCTCAGGATCGTGTGCGGCAGATCGTGCAGCCGCGCGCTCGCCAGCGCTCCCGTGACTAGCTCCGAGTCGGGCTGTCCGATCACGAGGCCGCCGGTGATCTGAAGAAGCTGCTGCCCGGTTGCCTGCTCTAGCCGCTGCCAGAGCGTGTAGGCGTGCTGGACCAGCGGCACATAGGCCGGATCTTCAAAGTAAGCTTCGCGGATGATCCGCGTGCCGCCGTGCGACGAGCCAAGGTTGTGGCCCGGCGTGAACTGCTCAAGGCCCAGGACGCGCAGGCCGCGCGCGGCCAGGTGGTAGGCTGCCGCGCTGCCCATGCCGCCCAGCCCCAGGACGATCACATCATACGAGGTTGTCACAGACGAGTCTCCAAAGGGTCTGCTAGATCGAGCACCCTTATACCCATTGTGAAGGCGAGCGCCACAATCTCATGTGAGAAACACGATAGATTTGCACGAACATAAGACGACGAGCGTAAAGACACATCCTTGTGGGCTGCTGATCACGACTCCAAGGGCCTTACAATCTGTTCAGCATAGGTTGTCAGGGATACGGGTATGCCAGTAAGTTCAACCCTCTAATAAAGCGGTAGTCGCGCTGGTTTTTCGTCAACAACGACTCGTTCAAAACCAGTGCCGTGCCTGCAATCAACGAGTCGGCAATAAGTAGCCCATGACTCAATCGGTACTGCCGCAGCAGATCCACGGCAGCACCTGATATTTGCTCGCTCACGAGGATAATCTGAAACCGTGTGAGGAATCGGTCAATATGTCGAAGCTCAGCGCTATTACGACAGCCAACGAATAGCTCCATCTGTGTAACAACGCTGACGGCAAGCGCCGCCTGCTGCGCGACATTGTGTAAGCTCACGGTAGCGTCTTGGATGCCACGGCCAACGTCGATCAGCACATCAGTATCGACAATGACCAATTTAGTCATCGCCTTGTGTCCACTCGCGTGTACGGACCTGTCTCACCCATATGTTACTATCGCTCATATCTTCACGATCCTGCCACATTCCGACGAACGGCTCATTGGCAAAATCTGAGGATGCGCTTGGAGTCGCTGGGGTGGCCTGACTTGTGCGGCTGTGCAAAAAGGCGATAAAGTCGGCTACCTGTTGCTGGGCCTGCGGTGGAAGCGTATCAAATTCACGCCAGATCTGCTCGCGATTCATATATTCACCTCAAGAGAGTTATCGCGCATTTGATGTGCGATGTCAAGCAGGTAAAACGCGACCATGCAGCCCTGCGATAGTCAAGCTGTGCCCGTTTATAATACGCTGGATCGTAAGAACGTACCTTGCCTTGCTTGCGTGATCAAGCAGATCGCGCTGCTGTACGGGAGATTCGACCATGACCGATGCTCTTACAAGCCAGAAACAGGCAACCTACGCCGCCTCGCTGGTCATGCGCGCCTTCGACGCTTATCACTCCGAGTTCAAGCGCATCTCGTCGCGCGCGCAGGCTCGCTTCGAGCAGCGCGACTGGCAGCGCTCCCGGCAAGACGCCGCCGAGCGGCTCGATCTGTACGCGCGTGTGGTCAAGGCGGTGATCGCCGAGCTGAACGAGGTGCTGGCGGGCCTGACCACCGATCAGGCGGTCTGGATCGCGATGAAACAGGTCTACGCGCAGCAGCTTGAGGGGCGGCCCGATGTCGAGCTGGCCGAAACCTTTTTCAACTCGGTCACGCGCAAGATCTTTGTCACCGTCGGCGTCAATCCAGATATTGAGTTCGTCGGCCCGATGCTCGACGTGCTGGCGTTTCCCAATCCCGAACTTGTCTACACCACGTACGGATCGGACGGCGGCAGCCTTACGGATCTGACCCGCGCGATCCTGCTGGATCAGCCCTTTGGCGTGGCCTACCAGGACATCGAGCGCGACGCCCGGCTGGTGGCCGAGATGATCGCGGCTGAGGTGCGCGCCGTCGCCGACGGCTCGCCGATCGAGCAGATCGATATGCTCAAGCCGGTCTTTTATCGCGGCGCGGGAGCCTATGTGATCGGCAGAATCCACCTAGGGAGGCGGGTGCTGCCGCTGGTGCTGCCGCTGCAACATACCGCCCCCGGCATCGCGGTGGATGCGGCGCTGCTGACTGAGGACGAGGCCAGCATTATCTTCAGCTTCGCCCACTCCTACTTTCACGCCGTCGTCGATCATCCGTACGCGGTCATCGCGTTTCTGCGCTCGATCATGCCCCGCAAGCAGATTGCCGAGCTGTACACCGCGCTGGGCTACAACAAGCACGGCAAGACCGAGCTGTACCGCGATCTGCTGGGCTACCTCGATCGCACCGACGACGCCTTCGCGCACACGCCCGGCGTGCGAGGCATGGTGATGATCGTCTTCGCCATGCCGGGCTACGATGTGGTCTTCAAGGTGATCAAGGATGCGTTCGACTATCCCAAAACTGCGACGCGCGAGCAGGTCAAGCAGAAGTACGAGCTGGTCTTCAAGCACGATCGGGTTGGCCGCCTGGTGGATGCTCAGGAGTTCGAGTATCTGCGCTTTCACCGAGGACGCTTCGATGCCGCGCTGCTCGACGAGCTGCTCACGGCTGCCGCGCAGAGCGTGACGCTGGTCGGCGACGATATTATCATCAAGCACCTGTACACCGAGCGCAAGCTCGTGCCGCTCGATATGTATCTCAGGCGCGCGGAGGGCGAGGCGGCGCATGATGTGGTCGTCGATCTAGGACAGGCGATCAAGGATCTGGGCGCGGCTGGCATCTTTCCCGGCGACACGCTGCTGAAAAACTTCGGTGTGACCCGCCATGGTCGCGTGGTCTTCTACGACTACGACGATCTGCGGCTGCTCGAACAGTGCCACTTCAGGGCGGTGCCGGTCGCGGATGACGATCGCGATCTGGATGGCGAGCCTTGGTTTTTCGCCGCAGAGGACGATATTTTTCCTGAGGAGATTCAGACCTTTATCGGGCTGCCGCAGCCGTACAAGCGGGTATTTACCGAGACGCACAGCGAGATCTTCGCGGTGCGCTTCTGGACGGAGCTGCAAGAGAAGCATCGGCGCGGCGAGTTGATCGAGGTCTTTCCCTACAAGGCCGCGCGCCGCCTGCCGCATCATGGCAATCCGGCCTCGTGAGCGCTGGAGCTCCGCCTCAAGCCCGATCATCGTGGAGCGGAATTTGCTACGCTAGAAACAGTTTGTTGGTCAACGCTGATACACTCGCCGCGATCGTGGGCGAGCTCGGATCATCGAGCACTGTAGCAACCATGTTGCTATACGACGTGATCGTTACGATCGAAAGGAACCGCTCTATGGGCAGATTGCTGCGTGTGCTGGGCCTATTGATCTTGCTGTTGCCAGTGATCGTAGCGTGCGGCAATACCACTGATGGTGGCGCTGGAACGTCGGCCAGCCCAAGCGCTGCGGGCGGCGAGGCGGCGAGTCCAAGCGCGGCTGCGAGCGTCGCGGCAGGCGGCGAATCGACGAATGCCGATTTTCCAACAGAAGCGCTCAACATTCTGGCACCTGCCTCGCCTGGCGGCGGCTGGGATCAGACGGCGCGCGCGATGCAGAGCGCGCTGCAAAAGAGCACGGGGCAGAATACGCAGGTGTACAATGTTCCCGGCGCTGGCGGCACCGTAG
This region of Herpetosiphonaceae bacterium genomic DNA includes:
- the solA gene encoding N-methyl-L-tryptophan oxidase: MTTSYDVIVLGLGGMGSAAAYHLAARGLRVLGLEQFTPGHNLGSSHGGTRIIREAYFEDPAYVPLVQHAYTLWQRLEQATGQQLLQITGGLVIGQPDSELVTGALASARLHDLPHTILSTQDLRERYPMFAFAPHEIGVYEPRAGFLRPEACVLAHLEVAARSGAELHFEERVIGWEASDERVEVETERGRYSAGRLVITAGPWAGELIRELAPQLRVERVPVFWFDPQHMAAAFAPQRCPIYIWQREDVGFFYGFPLIDGRVKVARHYAGGTTTAATIDRTVHQEEIDELREILTGFIPGLSSEPVHTSVCMYTNSPDLHFIIDRHPAHANVVVAAGFSGHGFKFSPVIGEMLATMTLDAAAAPLDLFRWSRLSV
- a CDS encoding type II toxin-antitoxin system VapC family toxin; this translates as MTKLVIVDTDVLIDVGRGIQDATVSLHNVAQQAALAVSVVTQMELFVGCRNSAELRHIDRFLTRFQIILVSEQISGAAVDLLRQYRLSHGLLIADSLIAGTALVLNESLLTKNQRDYRFIRGLNLLAYPYP
- a CDS encoding DUF2281 domain-containing protein, yielding MNREQIWREFDTLPPQAQQQVADFIAFLHSRTSQATPATPSASSDFANEPFVGMWQDREDMSDSNIWVRQVRTREWTQGDD
- the aceK gene encoding bifunctional isocitrate dehydrogenase kinase/phosphatase — translated: MTDALTSQKQATYAASLVMRAFDAYHSEFKRISSRAQARFEQRDWQRSRQDAAERLDLYARVVKAVIAELNEVLAGLTTDQAVWIAMKQVYAQQLEGRPDVELAETFFNSVTRKIFVTVGVNPDIEFVGPMLDVLAFPNPELVYTTYGSDGGSLTDLTRAILLDQPFGVAYQDIERDARLVAEMIAAEVRAVADGSPIEQIDMLKPVFYRGAGAYVIGRIHLGRRVLPLVLPLQHTAPGIAVDAALLTEDEASIIFSFAHSYFHAVVDHPYAVIAFLRSIMPRKQIAELYTALGYNKHGKTELYRDLLGYLDRTDDAFAHTPGVRGMVMIVFAMPGYDVVFKVIKDAFDYPKTATREQVKQKYELVFKHDRVGRLVDAQEFEYLRFHRGRFDAALLDELLTAAAQSVTLVGDDIIIKHLYTERKLVPLDMYLRRAEGEAAHDVVVDLGQAIKDLGAAGIFPGDTLLKNFGVTRHGRVVFYDYDDLRLLEQCHFRAVPVADDDRDLDGEPWFFAAEDDIFPEEIQTFIGLPQPYKRVFTETHSEIFAVRFWTELQEKHRRGELIEVFPYKAARRLPHHGNPAS